A single region of the Coregonus clupeaformis isolate EN_2021a chromosome 40, ASM2061545v1, whole genome shotgun sequence genome encodes:
- the LOC121555015 gene encoding splicing factor 3B subunit 1 isoform X2, with product MAKIAKTHEDIEAQILEIQGMKAALVEEGGDQGVGLDSTGYYDQEIYGGSDSRFAGYVTSIAANEQEDDDEEDSSTSLLGQKKPGYHAPVAILNAIPQSDEQYDPFAEHRPAKIAEREDEYKARRRQMIISPERLDPFADGGKTPDPKLQSRSYMDVMKEQHLTKEEKEIRQQMAEKAKTGDLKAVNGSAASQAAAAAAAAKRKRRWDQTAEKQDQSGTPSNAGTPKKMSSWDQADQAAETPGHTPGHTPSNSRWDETPGRNKGSETPGATPSTRMWDPTPSHTPAGAATPGRGDTPGHTTPGHGGATGSVRKNRWDETPKTERETPGHGSGWAETPRTDRGDESVGETPTPGASKRKSRWDETPASQMGSSTPLMTPGKTPIGTPAMNMATPSPGHLMSMTPEQLQAWRWEREIDERNRPLTDEELDAMFPEGYKVLPPPAGYVPIRTPARKLSATPTPMGGMTGFHMQQEDRSMKQINDQPSGNLPFLKPDDIQYFDKLLVEVDESTLSPEEQKERKIMKLLLKIKNGTPPMRKAALRQITDKAREFGAGPLFNQILPLLMSPTLEDQERHLLVKVIDRILYKLDDLVRPYVHKILVVIEPLLIDEDYYARVEGREIISNLAKAAGLATMISTMRPDIDNMDEYVRNTTARAFAVVASALGIPSLLPFLKAVCKSKKSWQARHTGIKIVQQIAILMGCAILPHLRSLVEIIEHGLVDEQQKVRTISALAIAALAEAATPYGIESFDSVLKPLWKGIRQHRGKGLAAFLKAIGYLIPLMDAEYANYYTREVMLILIREFQSPDEEMKKIVLKVVKQCCGTDGVEANYIKTEILPPFFKHFWQHRMALDRRNYRQLVDTTVELANKVGAAEIISRIVDDLKDEAEQYRKMVMETIEKIMGNLGAADIDHKLEEQLIDGILYAFQEQTTEDSVMLNGFGTVVNALGKRVKPYLPQICGTVLWRLNNKSAKVRQQAADLISRTAVVMKTCQEEKLMGHLGVVLYEYLGEEYPEVLGSILGALKAIVNVIGMHKMTPPIKDLLPRLTPILKNRHEKVQENCIDLVGRIADRGAEYVSAREWMRICFELLELLKAHKKAIRRATVNTFGYIAKAIGPHDVLATLLNNLKVQERQNRVCTTVAIAIVAETCSPFTVLPALMNEYRVPELNVQNGVLKSLSFLFEYIGEMGKDYIYAVTPLLEDALMDRDLVHRQTASAVVQHMSLGVYGFGCEDSLNHLLNYVWPNVFETSPHVIQAVMGALEGLRVAIGPCRMLQYCLQGLFHPARKVRDVYWKIYNSIYIGSQDALIAHYPHVYNDEKNPYLRYELEYFL from the exons ATGGCGAAGATCGCCAAAACACATGAAG ACATTGAGGCCCAGATCCTGGAGATCCAGGGCATGAAAGCTGCcctggtggaggagggaggagatcaGGGTGTGGGCCTGGACTCCACTGGATACTACGACCAGGAGATCTACGGCGGCAGCGACAGCCGCTTCGCTGGATATGTCACCTCCATCGCTGCCAATGAACAGGAGGAT GATGATGAGGAGGACTCATCGACAAGTCTGCTTGGACAGAAGAAACCGGGATATCACGCTCCGGTGGCTATACTCAATGCAATACCACAGTCAGATGAACAG tacgACCCGTTCGCCGAACACCGGCCCGCGAAGATTGCAGAGCGTGAAGACGAGTACAAGGCCAGACGACGACAGATGATCATCTCTCCGGAGCGACTTGACCCCTTTGCAGACG GGGGCAAAACGCCGGACCCCAAGCTGCAGTCCAGGTCGTACATGGACGTCATGAAGGAGCAGCACCTGACCAAAGAGGAG AAAGAGATCCGTCAGCAGATGGCAGAGAAGGCCAAGACAGGAGACCTGAAGGCTGTCAACGGCTCTGCTGCCTcccaggctgctgctgctgccgccgcCGCCAAGCGTAAACGCCGATGGGACCAGACAGCCGAGAAACAGGACCAATCGGGAACCCCCAGCAACGCCGGCACACCTAAGAAGATGTCCAGCTGGGACCAGGCCGACCAGGCTGCTGAG ACCCCAGGACACACCCCTGGCCACACCCCCTCCAACAGCCGCTGGGACGAGACCCCCGGAAGGAACAAGGGCAGCGAGACACCAGGGGCCACCCCCAGCACCCGAATGTGGGACCCCACCCCTAGCCACACCCCAGCTGGAGCAGCCACGCCAGGCAGAGGGGACACACCAGGACACACCACCCCTGGACACGGGGGAGCCACAGGCAGCGTGCGCAAAAACCGATGGGACGAGACCCccaagacggagagagagacccCTGGTCATGGTAGTGGTTGGGCCGAGACCCCCCGTACAGACCGAGGAGATGAGTCAGTGGGAGAGACCCCCACCCCCGGGGCCAGTAAAAGGAAGTCCCGTTGGGACGAGACACCCGCCAGCCAGATGGGCTCTTCCACCCCACTGATGACCCCTGGGAAGACTCCCATCGGAACCCCTGCCATGAATATGGCCACTCCCTCTCCAG GTCACCTGATGAGCATGACCCCAGAGCAGCTGCAGGCGTGGCGTTGGGAGAGGGAGATCGACGAGAGGAACCGACCACTCACAGACGAGGAGCTGGATGCCATGTTCCCAGAGGGATACAAG GTCCTTCCCCCACCAGCAGGCTACGTGCCCATCCGTACCCCAGCCCGGAAGCTGTCGGCCACCCCCACCCCCATGGGGGGCATGACAGGCTTCCATATGCAGCAGGAGGACCGTTCCATGAAGCAGATCAATGACCAGCCCAGTGGGAACCTGCCCTTCCTCAAACCAGACGACATCCAGTACTTTGACAAGCTGCTGGTTGAGGTGGATGAGTCCACTCTTAGCCCAGAGGAACAGAAGGAGCGTAAGATCATGAAACTGCTGCTGAAGATCAAGAACGGAACACCTCCCATGAGAAAG GCTGCCCTGCGTCAGATCACAGACAAGGCGAGGGAGTTTGGAGCAGGGCCCCTGTTCAACCAGATCCTACCCCTGCTCATgtctcctactctggaggaccaGGAGCGCCACCTACTGGTCAAGGTCATCGACCGCATCCTCTACAAGCTGGACGACCTGGTCCGCCCATACGtacacaag ATCCTGGTGGTGATTGAGCCGCTGCTGATTGATGAAGATTACTACGCCAGAGTGGAGGGTAGAGAGATCATCTCTAACTTGGCCAAG gcTGCCGGCCTGGCCACTATGATCTCCACTATGAGACCTGATATTGACAACATGGACGAATACGTCAGAAATACAACAGCTAGAGCTTTCGCTGTCGTAGCGTCCGCTCTGGGTATCCCCTCCCTGCTGCCCTTCCTCAAGGCTGTGTGTAAGAGCAAGAAGTCATGGCAGGCCCGCCACACGGGCATCAAGATTGTCCAGCAGATCGCCATCCTCATGGGCTGTGCCATCCTACCCCATCTGAGGAGTCTGGTGGAGATCATCGAGCATG GTCTGGTGGATGAGCAGCAGAAGGTACGGACCATCAGTGCCCTGGCCATCGCTGCCCTGGCTGAGGCTGCCACGCCCTACGGTATCGAGTCCTTTGACTCTGTACTCAAACCCCTGTGGAAGGGTATCAGACAGCACAGAGGAAAG GGTCTGGCTGCGTTCCTGAAGGCCATTGGCTACCTGATCCCTCTGATGGATGCTGAGTATGCTAACTACTACACCAGAGAGGTCATGTTGATCCTCATCAGAGAGTTCCAGTCCCCTGACGAGGAGATGAAGAAGATCGTGCTCAAG GTGGTGAAACAGTGCTGTGGTACTGACGGTGTGGAGGCCAACTACATCAAGACAGAGATCCTGCCCCCTTTCTTCAAGCACTTCTGGCAACACAGGATGGCTCTGGACAGACGCAACTACAGACAG CTGGTGGACACAACAGTGGAGCTGGCCAACAAGGTGGGTGCGGCAGAGATAATCTCTCGTATCGTAGATGACCTGAAGGACGAGGCAGAGCAATACAGGAAGATGGTGATGGAGACCATAGAGAAGATCATGGGGAACCTGGGAGCTGCTGACATCGACCACAAGCTGGAGGAGCAGCTGATCGACGGCATACTGTACGCCTTCCAGGAACAGACCACGGAG GACTCTGTGATGCTGAATGGGTTTGGCACGGTGGTGAATGCCCTGGGGAAGAGGGTGAAGCCCTACCTGCCTCAGATCTGTGGTACGGTGCTGTGGCGTCTCAACAACAAGTCCGCCAAGGTCCGCCAGCAGGCTGCTGACCTCATCTCCCGTACCGCCGTGGTCATGAAGACCTGCCAGGAG gAAAAGCTGATGGGTCACCTGGGAGTTGTGTTATACGAGTATCTAGGAGAAGAGTATCCTGAAGTACTGGGAAGCATCCTTGGTGCTCTCAAGGCCATCGTCAACGTCATTG GCATGCACAAGATGACTCCACCAATCAAAGACCTGCTGCCTCGGCTGACGCCCATCCTGAAGAACAGACATGAGAAGGTGCAGGAGAACTGTATTGACCTGGTTGGCAGGATTGCTGACAG GGGTGCTGAGTACGTGTCTGCCAGGGAGTGGATGCGTATCTGCTTTGAGCTGCTGGAGCTCCTCAAGGCCCACAAAAAGGCCATCCGCAGAGCCACCGTCAACACCTTCGGATACATCGCCAAGGCTATCGG acCCCATGATGTGCTGGCCACACTACTTAACAACCTGAAGGTTCAGGAGCGTCAGAACAGAGTGTGTACCACCGTAGCCATCGCCATCGTGGCTGAGACCTGTTCTCCCTTCACCGTGCTCCCCGCCCTCATGAACGAGTACCGCGTGCCCGAGCTCAACGTGCAGAACGGCGTGCTCAAGTCCCTGTCCTTCCTGTTTGAGTACATCGGGGAGATGGGCAAGGACTACATCTACGCTGTCACGCCCCTGCTGGAGGACGCGCTGATGGACAG AGACCTGGTCCACAGACAGACTGCCAGTGCCGTGGTGCAACACATGTCCCTGGGCGTCTACGGCTTCGGCTGTGAGGACTCCCTTAACCACTTGTTGAACTACGTGTGGCCCAACGTGTTTGAGACGTCGCCCCATGTGATCCAGGCTGTCATGGGGGCCCTGGAGGGCCTCAGGGTGGCAATCGGCCCCTGCCGCATGCTGCAGTATTGCCTGCAG GGTCTCTTCCACCCAGCCAGGAAGGTCCGAGACGTCTACTGGAAGATCTACAACTCCATCTACATCGGTTCCCAGGATGCTCTGATCGCTCACTACCCCCACGTCTACAACGACGAGAAGAACCCTTACCTCCGCTATGAGCTGGAGTACTTCCTGTGA